The following coding sequences are from one Geothrix sp. window:
- a CDS encoding YIP1 family protein — protein sequence MSDQPESLYGHQPEPTPPQAPGLLDQIAGVFTAPVELFQRLSKAPSWGWALGVLITFALVITVAWGLKVDVDEMLRPILERNPQVQSSQIDMIIEMQKKFILPFSILGALFGTAAAMALVALFYWLIGKALPEGEAPSYPQALSAAVVPALVKLPQMLLIVVICLVRPIGGLTPDKIAPTSLGYFLHTESIKLQAFFYTLDLFYLVEAVLTYLALRHLVRMKTAGALICVLLPMAFGIGLRVLGAK from the coding sequence ATGAGCGACCAGCCCGAATCCCTGTATGGCCATCAGCCCGAGCCGACCCCTCCCCAGGCCCCCGGCCTACTGGATCAGATCGCGGGGGTGTTCACGGCGCCGGTGGAACTCTTCCAGCGGCTGAGCAAGGCGCCGAGCTGGGGCTGGGCCCTGGGTGTCCTCATCACCTTCGCCCTGGTCATCACCGTCGCCTGGGGCCTCAAGGTGGACGTGGACGAGATGCTGCGCCCCATCCTCGAGCGCAACCCCCAGGTCCAGTCCTCGCAGATCGACATGATCATCGAGATGCAGAAGAAGTTCATCCTCCCCTTCAGCATCCTGGGCGCCCTCTTCGGCACCGCCGCCGCCATGGCCCTCGTGGCGCTGTTCTACTGGCTGATCGGCAAGGCCCTGCCCGAGGGCGAAGCCCCCAGCTATCCCCAGGCCCTGAGCGCGGCCGTGGTACCGGCCCTGGTGAAGCTGCCCCAGATGCTGCTGATCGTGGTGATCTGCCTGGTGCGTCCCATCGGCGGCCTCACGCCCGACAAGATCGCCCCCACCTCACTGGGCTACTTCCTGCATACCGAAAGCATCAAGCTCCAGGCCTTCTTCTACACGCTGGACCTCTTCTACCTGGTCGAAGCCGTGCTCACCTACCTCGCCCTGCGACACCTGGTCCGCATGAAGACCGCGGGGGCGCTCATCTGCGTGCTGCTCCCCATGGCCTTCGGCATCGGCCTGCGCGTGCTGGGCGCCAAGTAG